The following proteins come from a genomic window of Halomarina ordinaria:
- a CDS encoding DHH family phosphoesterase: MGHAQQLVEAFDGAGSVLVVCHANPDPDCIASALALETIAHSAGVETVRLVYTEDLSHQENRAFVNLLDVDLREAKGVSPEGFDRVALVGHTDPTAFEDRGLGTVDVVVDHRPCEGVPEGAFVDCRTGYATTAAILVEYLRDLSVEPSERLASALLFALHRERLDHVRNPTANEYAAGAYVRPYADVELVEEMYGAAFSPTTLDAIGEAIRNREVRGSVLVTSAGITPETDALPQAARYLLNLEGVRTVLVFGIVENDIRMSIRSTDPRVNAGAVLEHAFDDVGSAGGYRDMGEGEIPLGLFADAADDTIVLRYAAEQVTDRFFDEMHLYEGS, translated from the coding sequence GTGGGTCACGCACAGCAACTCGTGGAGGCGTTCGACGGCGCCGGGTCCGTGCTCGTGGTCTGTCACGCCAACCCCGACCCGGACTGCATAGCGAGCGCGCTCGCACTCGAGACCATCGCCCACAGCGCCGGCGTCGAGACGGTCCGGCTCGTCTACACGGAGGACCTCTCCCACCAGGAGAACCGGGCGTTCGTCAACCTGCTCGACGTGGACCTCAGGGAGGCGAAGGGGGTCAGTCCCGAGGGGTTCGACCGGGTGGCGCTGGTCGGTCACACCGACCCCACCGCCTTCGAGGACCGGGGGTTGGGGACCGTCGACGTCGTCGTCGACCACCGGCCGTGCGAGGGGGTCCCCGAGGGGGCGTTCGTCGACTGCCGGACCGGCTACGCCACGACGGCGGCCATCCTCGTCGAGTACCTCCGGGACCTCTCGGTCGAACCGAGCGAGCGCCTCGCCTCCGCGCTCCTGTTCGCCCTCCACCGCGAGCGCCTCGACCACGTCCGCAACCCGACGGCGAACGAGTACGCCGCCGGCGCGTACGTCCGGCCCTACGCCGACGTGGAACTCGTCGAGGAGATGTACGGCGCGGCGTTCAGCCCCACCACCCTCGACGCCATCGGCGAGGCCATCCGCAACCGCGAGGTCCGGGGGTCGGTGCTCGTCACCTCCGCCGGTATCACGCCCGAGACGGACGCCCTCCCGCAGGCTGCGCGCTACCTCCTGAACCTCGAGGGCGTCCGGACGGTGCTCGTCTTCGGCATCGTCGAGAACGACATCCGAATGAGCATCCGCTCGACCGACCCCCGCGTCAACGCCGGGGCGGTCCTCGAACACGCGTTCGACGACGTCGGGAGCGCCGGCGGCTACCGGGACATGGGCGAGGGCGAGATACCGCTCGGCCTGTTCGCGGACGCCGCCGACGACACCATCGTCCTCCGCTACGCCGCCGAACAGGTCACCGACCGTTTCTTCGACGAGATGCACCTCTACGAGGGGTCCTGA
- a CDS encoding helix-turn-helix domain-containing protein translates to MTDLRRTLAQRIAGEVVLSDDPGGTLRKWRTDFDVAQTTLADRLDVSPSVVSDYESGRRKSPGIGVVRRVIEALLDIDEERGGSHIRQFARVISAGFESDIVYDLREYPTTIPVERLYEAIDAEELVAGRQRTIAGHTVINSIEAITRLSSEEFYRLYGQSTNRALVFTDVTRGESPLVALRVVTPTPSVVVLHGLDPDALWEHAPALARVDGFSLAITDTDIGTMLDALRTVG, encoded by the coding sequence ATGACCGACCTCCGGCGCACCCTGGCGCAGCGCATCGCGGGCGAGGTGGTGCTGAGCGACGACCCCGGCGGGACGCTCCGGAAGTGGCGCACGGACTTCGACGTCGCCCAGACGACGCTCGCCGACCGCCTCGACGTCTCGCCGTCGGTCGTCTCGGACTACGAGAGCGGCCGGCGAAAGAGCCCCGGCATCGGCGTCGTCCGGCGGGTCATCGAGGCGCTGCTCGACATCGACGAGGAGCGCGGGGGCAGTCACATCCGGCAGTTCGCGCGGGTCATCTCCGCCGGCTTCGAGAGCGACATCGTCTACGACCTCCGGGAGTACCCTACGACCATCCCCGTCGAACGACTGTACGAGGCCATCGACGCCGAGGAACTGGTCGCCGGCCGCCAGCGCACCATCGCCGGTCACACCGTCATCAACTCCATCGAGGCCATCACCCGCCTGTCGAGCGAGGAGTTCTACCGCCTCTACGGCCAGTCGACCAACCGAGCGCTCGTCTTCACCGACGTCACCCGGGGGGAGTCCCCGCTGGTCGCGCTGCGCGTCGTGACGCCCACGCCGAGCGTCGTCGTCCTCCACGGCCTCGACCCCGACGCCCTCTGGGAGCACGCCCCCGCGCTCGCGCGCGTCGACGGGTTCTCCCTCGCCATCACCGACACCGACATCGGGACGATGCTCGACGCGCTCCGGACCGTCGGCTGA